A part of Acidobacteriota bacterium genomic DNA contains:
- a CDS encoding glycosyltransferase produces the protein MPDAAADASVPSVAGRVVLVHDWLTGMRGGEKVLESLCRIFPEADLLTLVHVKGAVSPLIEARRVRTSLVQRLPWSARLYRQYLPVFPTAIECFDLDDVALVISTSHCAAKAVVPTGRARHLCYCHSPMRYAWDQFDAYFGPDRLGRAGSALARPVLAWLARWDRATAPRVDRFVANSRFVAGRIRRYYNRAASILHPPVDVAFFTPGAAPPESYFLVVSALVPYKRIDVAIQAAGRLGARLKIVGSGPDLLRLRAIAGPTVEFMGPVDDATLRDLYRQALALVLPAEEDFGIAPVESLACGRPVIALGRGGATETIDPGVTGLLVADQTAGAFAEAMQRAAAQEWPADRLAARARAYAPDRFESGFRLAVADMLAAPRPC, from the coding sequence CTGCCGGATCTTTCCCGAGGCGGACCTTCTGACCCTCGTGCACGTCAAGGGCGCCGTCTCACCGCTCATCGAGGCTCGCCGGGTCCGAACGTCGCTCGTGCAGCGGCTGCCTTGGTCGGCGCGGCTCTACCGCCAGTACCTGCCGGTCTTCCCTACCGCCATCGAGTGCTTCGATCTGGACGATGTGGCGCTCGTGATCTCGACCAGCCATTGCGCGGCCAAGGCCGTCGTGCCGACCGGCCGCGCGCGCCATCTCTGCTACTGCCATTCGCCGATGCGCTATGCCTGGGACCAGTTCGACGCGTACTTCGGGCCCGACCGCCTGGGACGGGCCGGCTCGGCGCTCGCCCGCCCGGTGCTCGCCTGGCTCGCCCGCTGGGACCGCGCGACGGCGCCGCGCGTCGACCGGTTCGTGGCCAACTCCCGGTTCGTTGCGGGGCGGATCCGCCGGTACTATAATCGTGCGGCGTCGATCCTCCATCCGCCCGTGGACGTGGCGTTCTTCACGCCGGGCGCGGCGCCGCCGGAGTCGTATTTCCTTGTGGTCTCGGCCCTCGTGCCCTACAAGCGCATCGACGTCGCCATCCAGGCGGCCGGCCGTCTGGGGGCGCGCCTGAAGATCGTCGGCAGCGGCCCCGATCTCTTGCGCCTTCGCGCAATCGCCGGCCCGACGGTGGAGTTCATGGGCCCGGTCGACGACGCCACGCTGCGGGATCTCTACCGCCAGGCGCTGGCCCTCGTGCTGCCCGCCGAGGAGGACTTCGGCATCGCGCCGGTGGAATCGCTGGCCTGCGGCCGGCCGGTCATCGCGCTCGGCCGGGGCGGCGCGACGGAGACCATCGATCCGGGCGTGACCGGCCTGCTCGTCGCAGACCAGACGGCCGGCGCGTTCGCCGAGGCGATGCAGCGGGCCGCCGCCCAGGAGTGGCCGGCCGACCGGCTCGCCGCGCGCGCCCGGGCGTACGCGCCCGATCGCTTCGAGAGCGGGTTCCGGCTGGCCGTCGCCGACATGCTCGCCGCGCCGCGCCCATGTTGA
- a CDS encoding undecaprenyl-phosphate glucose phosphotransferase, translated as MLRRHNRLLVAIYVVADLIAAFVAFTAAYLVRFVSGLMAVTQPPPPFLRYVGFAAFAAPLVVLAFQVQGLYRLRRGRTRIDDFFGVLVGTLLATLLGVAGTLYVNTYHLSQALKAQGFLEVSRPVWALFVLFTVVFTYASREIVRDLLQRRWRAGIGLRRVLIVGAGDLGAMVADRILEHRELGFVLVGFADDRFGTGDLVGCRGLPLLGAVQDIGEICAREHVDDIYVALPIEEHVKMLGVVEVASRECINVHVVPDLLQFIALRARLEDLDGLPLISVNDVPLRGMNSVLKRIVDVTLSLTVLATCLVPALFIAWLIRRSSPGPAFYKQIRMGLDGKPFAVYKFRSMPVDAEDASGPIWARENDPRATRIGRWLRRHDFDELPQFWNVLKGDMSIVGPRPERPFFVEQFKHRIPQYMLRHKVKAGITGWAQVNGWRGNTSLEKRIEFDLYYIENWSLRLDFKIMWLTLLRGLHRLA; from the coding sequence ATGTTGAGACGGCACAATCGCCTGCTCGTCGCCATCTACGTGGTGGCGGATCTCATCGCGGCGTTCGTCGCGTTCACGGCCGCCTATCTCGTCAGGTTCGTGAGCGGCCTGATGGCCGTGACGCAGCCGCCGCCCCCGTTTCTTCGCTACGTCGGGTTCGCCGCCTTCGCGGCGCCGCTCGTGGTCCTGGCGTTCCAGGTCCAGGGGCTCTATCGGCTCCGCCGCGGCCGGACGCGGATCGACGACTTCTTCGGCGTGCTGGTCGGCACGCTGCTCGCGACGCTGCTCGGCGTGGCCGGCACGCTCTACGTGAACACGTACCACCTCAGCCAGGCGCTGAAGGCGCAGGGCTTCCTCGAGGTCTCACGGCCGGTCTGGGCGCTCTTCGTGCTCTTCACCGTGGTGTTCACGTACGCGTCGCGCGAGATCGTGCGCGATCTGCTCCAGCGCCGGTGGCGGGCCGGGATCGGCCTCCGGCGCGTGCTCATCGTCGGCGCGGGGGATCTCGGCGCGATGGTGGCGGATCGCATCCTCGAGCACCGCGAGCTGGGGTTCGTGCTCGTCGGCTTCGCGGACGACCGCTTCGGCACGGGCGACCTGGTCGGCTGCCGCGGGCTGCCGCTGCTCGGGGCGGTGCAGGACATCGGCGAGATCTGCGCGCGCGAGCACGTGGACGACATCTACGTCGCGCTGCCGATCGAAGAACACGTCAAGATGCTCGGCGTCGTGGAGGTCGCCTCCCGCGAGTGCATCAACGTGCACGTCGTCCCCGACCTGCTGCAGTTCATCGCGCTGCGCGCGCGGCTCGAAGACCTGGACGGGCTGCCGCTCATCAGCGTCAACGACGTCCCGCTGCGCGGGATGAACAGCGTGCTGAAGCGGATCGTGGACGTCACGTTGTCGCTGACCGTGCTGGCGACCTGCCTCGTTCCCGCCCTCTTCATCGCCTGGCTCATCCGCCGCAGTTCTCCCGGGCCGGCCTTCTACAAGCAGATCCGGATGGGGCTCGACGGCAAGCCCTTCGCCGTCTACAAGTTCCGATCGATGCCGGTCGACGCCGAGGACGCGAGCGGCCCGATCTGGGCCCGCGAAAACGATCCGCGCGCCACGCGCATCGGCCGCTGGTTGCGCCGCCACGACTTCGACGAGCTGCCGCAGTTCTGGAACGTGCTCAAGGGCGACATGTCGATCGTCGGGCCGCGGCCGGAGCGGCCGTTCTTCGTCGAACAGTTCAAGCACCGCATTCCGCAGTACATGCTGCGCCACAAGGTCAAGGCCGGCATCACCGGCTGGGCCCAGGTCAACGGCTGGCGCGGCAACACCTCGCTCGAGAAGCGGATCGAATTCGACCTGTACTACATCGAGAACTGGTCGCTGAGGCTCGACTTCAAGATCATGTGGCTGACCCTCCTCCGAGGGCTTCATCGCCTGGCCTAG
- a CDS encoding SDR family oxidoreductase yields the protein MRIVITGAAGFIGSHLTETLLDQGHSVIGIDNLLTGDIANIAHLFGREFIFIKHDVTNYISIDGPVDVVFHWASPASPIDYLEWPIPTLKVGALGTHNALGLAKAKRAKFVIASTSEVYGDPLEHPQKETYWGNVNPVGPRGVYDEAKRFAEAITMAYHRYHGLDTKIVRIFNTYGPRMRIKDGRAVPNFIAQALRGEDVTVFGSGAQTRSFCYITDLVDGILRLMASKENDPVNIGNPHEMSIEAMARLIIEMTGSSSRLVFKDLPTDDPKVRQPDITRARTLLGWEPRVPLEEGLTSTIEYFRKKMAV from the coding sequence ATGAGAATCGTCATCACGGGAGCCGCTGGCTTCATCGGATCGCACCTCACCGAGACGCTCCTCGACCAGGGCCACTCGGTCATCGGCATCGACAACCTGCTGACCGGCGACATCGCCAACATCGCGCACCTGTTCGGACGCGAGTTCATCTTCATCAAGCACGACGTCACGAACTACATCTCCATCGACGGCCCCGTGGACGTCGTGTTCCACTGGGCGAGCCCCGCCAGCCCGATCGACTACCTCGAGTGGCCGATTCCGACGCTGAAAGTGGGCGCGCTCGGCACGCACAACGCCCTCGGGCTGGCGAAGGCGAAGCGCGCCAAGTTCGTCATCGCGTCGACGTCGGAGGTGTACGGCGATCCGCTCGAACATCCGCAGAAGGAGACCTACTGGGGCAACGTCAACCCGGTCGGCCCCCGCGGTGTGTACGACGAGGCCAAGCGGTTCGCGGAGGCCATCACGATGGCCTACCACCGCTATCACGGCCTCGACACGAAGATCGTCCGGATCTTTAACACCTACGGGCCCAGGATGCGCATCAAGGACGGACGTGCCGTGCCGAACTTCATCGCGCAGGCGCTCCGCGGAGAAGACGTCACGGTGTTCGGCAGCGGCGCGCAGACGCGCAGCTTCTGCTACATCACGGATCTGGTGGACGGCATCCTGCGGTTGATGGCGTCGAAGGAGAACGATCCGGTGAACATCGGCAACCCGCACGAGATGTCCATCGAGGCGATGGCGCGCCTCATCATCGAGATGACCGGATCGTCGAGCCGTCTCGTGTTCAAGGACCTGCCAACCGACGACCCGAAGGTGCGGCAGCCCGACATCACGCGCGCGCGCACGCTGCTCGGCTGGGAACCGCGGGTGCCGCTCGAGGAAGGGCTGACGTCGACGATCGAGTACTTCAGGAAGAAGATGGCCGTCTGA
- a CDS encoding CDP-alcohol phosphatidyltransferase family protein: protein MAVLTAANQLTLLRLLLVPVFVLFMFYGWPGWALLTFAVAGATDAFDGLLARKLGQPTTLGAWLDPMADKLLLTAMFVMLTLPGFGFANRLPVWLTILVLSRDIAIVMTVAVVNLAVKRRTFRPSMLGKSATVVFVMTGVVTLWANYLGERSLLVTVGVYLSLALTLASGGEYVVRVARELASAEQEPRQ, encoded by the coding sequence ATGGCGGTTCTCACCGCAGCCAACCAGCTCACGCTGCTGCGGCTGCTGCTCGTGCCGGTCTTCGTGCTCTTCATGTTCTACGGCTGGCCTGGATGGGCACTGCTCACGTTCGCGGTCGCGGGCGCGACCGACGCGTTCGACGGGCTGCTCGCGCGCAAACTCGGCCAGCCGACCACGCTCGGCGCCTGGCTCGATCCGATGGCCGACAAGCTGCTCCTGACGGCCATGTTCGTGATGCTGACGCTGCCGGGATTCGGGTTCGCGAACCGCCTGCCGGTGTGGTTGACGATCCTGGTGCTCAGCCGCGACATCGCGATCGTGATGACGGTCGCGGTGGTGAACCTCGCGGTCAAGCGCCGCACGTTCCGCCCGTCGATGCTCGGCAAGAGCGCGACCGTCGTGTTCGTGATGACCGGCGTCGTCACGCTCTGGGCGAACTATCTCGGCGAGCGATCGCTGCTCGTGACCGTCGGCGTCTATCTGTCGCTCGCGCTGACGCTGGCCTCCGGCGGCGAGTACGTCGTGCGCGTGGCGCGGGAACTGGCGAGCGCGGAGCAAGAGCCACGGCAGTGA
- a CDS encoding tetratricopeptide repeat protein: protein MSGRLGAACILSVLVAAGCASAPKRPPASLTPRYPGYVEPVVPQRLRVSPALRQRHDLAWQWLQAGDERRAAREFQAVLKGAPGFFPSITGLGYVALAERNYKAAATQFAEAITADAAYLPAWTGRAEAEIALGDDAAAIAALERILDLDPRREGVKARLDLVRFRHVQTLIERGRAARLAGRSDDAQRTLEEALALSPSSTVILAELVQLEQQTDALDRAEQHARRLVQLDPGAADSLALLAGVLEGRGKLGEAATYYGRAAAIDPREGWRSKAASLREKAAAADLPEPVRTMASAATITRGDVAAYVGVKLAALLEHAPQRPPQVATDVRDHWAARWIPPVTRAGVMRIYENHTFQPRAIVRRGDLAQVVASLVELAAAGRPADLTRWRAARPRFADLPVTHVFYRPAALAVTAGTLTSDAGRFQSTRPATGAELVGAVDRILQLAQGR from the coding sequence ATGAGCGGCCGGCTCGGCGCGGCGTGCATCCTGAGCGTGCTGGTCGCCGCCGGCTGCGCATCGGCTCCGAAGCGGCCGCCGGCGTCGCTGACGCCTCGCTATCCCGGCTACGTCGAGCCGGTCGTGCCCCAGCGTCTCCGCGTTTCGCCGGCGTTGCGGCAGCGGCACGACCTGGCCTGGCAGTGGCTGCAGGCCGGCGACGAGCGACGCGCGGCGCGCGAATTCCAGGCCGTGCTGAAGGGCGCGCCGGGGTTCTTCCCTTCGATCACGGGGCTCGGCTACGTCGCGCTGGCCGAACGGAACTACAAGGCGGCGGCCACGCAGTTCGCCGAGGCCATCACGGCAGATGCCGCCTACCTTCCGGCCTGGACTGGCCGGGCGGAAGCCGAGATCGCGCTCGGCGACGACGCCGCGGCGATTGCCGCGCTGGAGCGAATCCTCGATCTCGATCCTCGGCGCGAAGGCGTGAAGGCCCGCCTCGATCTCGTGCGGTTCCGGCACGTGCAGACGCTCATCGAACGCGGCCGCGCGGCGCGGCTCGCCGGCCGATCCGACGACGCGCAGCGTACGCTCGAGGAAGCGCTCGCCCTCTCGCCATCGAGCACGGTGATCCTTGCCGAGCTGGTCCAGCTCGAGCAGCAGACCGACGCGCTCGACCGCGCCGAGCAGCACGCCCGGCGCCTGGTCCAGCTCGATCCGGGCGCCGCCGATTCGCTCGCGCTGCTCGCCGGCGTGCTCGAGGGCCGTGGCAAGCTCGGCGAAGCGGCGACCTATTACGGCCGCGCGGCGGCCATCGATCCTCGCGAGGGCTGGCGGTCCAAGGCGGCGAGCCTCCGCGAGAAGGCGGCGGCCGCCGATCTGCCGGAGCCCGTGAGGACGATGGCGTCGGCTGCGACGATCACGAGAGGCGATGTGGCGGCCTACGTCGGCGTGAAGCTGGCCGCGCTGCTCGAGCACGCGCCGCAGCGTCCGCCGCAGGTCGCCACCGACGTCCGCGACCATTGGGCCGCACGTTGGATCCCGCCGGTGACGCGTGCCGGCGTCATGCGCATCTACGAGAACCACACCTTCCAGCCGCGTGCGATCGTGCGGCGCGGCGACTTGGCCCAGGTCGTCGCGAGTCTCGTCGAGCTGGCCGCTGCCGGGCGGCCCGCCGATCTCACGCGGTGGCGCGCGGCGCGCCCGAGGTTCGCCGACCTGCCGGTGACCCACGTCTTCTATCGGCCTGCAGCGCTGGCCGTGACGGCGGGGACGCTGACATCGGACGCCGGGCGGTTCCAGTCCACTCGGCCCGCGACCGGCGCGGAGCTGGTCGGCGCCGTGGATCGCATCCTCCAACTGGCGCAGGGCAGGTAG
- the hflX gene encoding GTPase HflX, which produces MTRNVTTSGERPSERAALVSLGVRGRREDPDVALDELAGLARAAGAAVVLRMAQDRDQPDAATLIGRGKAEMLARACDEHDAGLVIVDNVITPAQARNLEAICGRRVIDRTELILDIFAQRARTHEGKLQVELAQLQYTLPRLAGSGAALSRLGGGIGTRGPGETKLETDRRRIRQRIASLKREIAEVRRRRGYLGARRRRADVPTVALVGYTNAGKTTLFNWLTGAAAVASNALFVTLDPLLRRMKLADARQILLADTVGFIDRLPHQLVAAFHATLEEVSRADLLVHVRDASAPDRERRAAAVEAVLAEVGADLVPVLDVFNKIDLVDDDALRALRAAHPSAVFVSAACDIGRDPLIEAIGERLAMNAARVQFEFDDRREEDRHLVAELYRHARVVSHVADAHRISIEADVPRRLLRRFTRARMPA; this is translated from the coding sequence ATGACCCGCAACGTCACGACGTCAGGCGAGCGGCCAAGCGAACGCGCCGCCCTCGTCAGCCTAGGCGTGCGCGGCCGCCGCGAGGATCCCGACGTCGCGCTCGACGAGCTCGCCGGCCTCGCGCGCGCGGCCGGAGCCGCGGTGGTGCTGCGCATGGCGCAGGACCGGGATCAGCCAGACGCCGCGACGCTCATCGGCCGCGGCAAGGCCGAGATGCTGGCGCGCGCCTGCGACGAGCACGACGCGGGTCTGGTGATCGTCGACAACGTCATCACGCCGGCGCAGGCTCGGAACCTCGAAGCCATCTGCGGCCGGCGCGTGATCGATCGCACGGAGCTCATCCTCGACATCTTCGCCCAACGCGCCCGGACGCACGAGGGCAAGCTGCAGGTGGAGCTCGCGCAGCTCCAGTACACGCTGCCGCGGCTCGCCGGCAGCGGCGCGGCGCTGTCGCGGCTCGGCGGCGGCATCGGCACGAGAGGCCCCGGCGAAACCAAGCTCGAAACCGACCGGCGCCGCATTCGCCAGCGCATCGCGAGCCTGAAGCGCGAGATCGCCGAAGTGCGGCGGCGGCGCGGCTATCTCGGCGCGCGCCGGCGGCGCGCGGATGTGCCGACCGTCGCGCTCGTCGGCTACACGAACGCCGGCAAGACGACGCTCTTCAACTGGCTGACGGGCGCAGCGGCCGTCGCCTCCAACGCGCTCTTCGTGACGCTCGATCCGCTGCTGCGCCGGATGAAGCTGGCCGATGCGCGGCAGATCCTGCTCGCCGACACCGTCGGGTTCATCGACCGGCTGCCGCACCAGCTCGTCGCCGCGTTCCATGCGACGCTCGAGGAGGTCTCTCGCGCCGACCTGCTGGTGCACGTCCGCGACGCGTCGGCGCCGGATCGGGAGCGCCGGGCGGCGGCGGTCGAGGCCGTCCTCGCCGAGGTCGGCGCGGATCTCGTGCCGGTGCTCGACGTCTTCAACAAGATCGACCTCGTGGACGACGACGCATTGCGTGCGCTCCGGGCCGCACATCCGTCGGCCGTCTTCGTGTCGGCCGCGTGCGACATCGGTCGCGATCCGCTGATCGAAGCGATCGGCGAGCGGCTCGCGATGAACGCGGCACGCGTGCAGTTCGAGTTCGACGATCGGCGCGAGGAGGACCGGCACCTCGTCGCCGAGCTGTACCGGCATGCCCGCGTCGTGAGCCACGTGGCCGATGCCCATCGGATCTCCATCGAGGCTGACGTGCCGCGGAGGTTGTTGCGGCGATTCACGCGTGCGAGGATGCCGGCATGA
- a CDS encoding threonylcarbamoyl-AMP synthase: MPSALDRAVDWLRAGGIVAYPTDTFYGLAVDPRQEAAVQALFDLKGRDPAMAVPLIAASRAQAEACLGRFDRATARLADAFWPGPLSVVVDAPVLVSGLVHGGRRSVAVRVPASAPACALAERFGFPVTATSANRTGAPPVRRAADLDAVGRDARVFVLDAGETAGGAPSTIVDARMTPAQLVRTGAIAWDRVLTFLEG; encoded by the coding sequence GTGCCGTCCGCGCTGGACCGAGCCGTCGACTGGCTGCGGGCCGGCGGGATCGTCGCGTACCCTACCGACACGTTCTACGGTTTGGCCGTCGATCCGCGGCAGGAGGCGGCGGTGCAGGCGCTGTTCGATCTCAAGGGCCGGGATCCGGCGATGGCGGTGCCGCTGATCGCTGCGTCACGAGCGCAGGCGGAGGCGTGCCTCGGCCGCTTCGATCGCGCGACGGCGCGGCTGGCGGACGCGTTCTGGCCGGGCCCGCTCTCGGTCGTGGTGGATGCACCGGTGCTCGTGAGCGGCCTCGTCCACGGTGGCCGGCGCAGCGTCGCGGTCCGAGTGCCGGCGTCGGCGCCGGCGTGCGCGCTGGCCGAGCGGTTCGGCTTCCCCGTGACGGCGACGAGCGCGAATCGCACCGGCGCGCCGCCGGTCCGGCGTGCGGCGGATCTGGACGCGGTTGGCCGTGATGCGCGTGTGTTCGTGCTCGACGCGGGCGAGACGGCGGGCGGGGCGCCGTCGACGATCGTCGACGCGCGGATGACGCCCGCGCAACTCGTTCGGACGGGCGCGATCGCCTGGGACCGCGTGCTAACATTTCTCGAGGGATGA
- a CDS encoding SAM-dependent chlorinase/fluorinase, with amino-acid sequence MAKPLIAFLTDFGTRDHYAGVLKGVVLSINPDAVLVDISHDLPVHDVPFAAHELAATYKYYPAGTIFVVVVDPGVGSSRRGMAADVGDWRFVAPDNGVLTAVFQEAPPKKVVELTERRYARPTVSRTFEGRDRFAPAAAWLSKGVHLSALGRPISDYVMLDLPRPVLADAVLHGVVVRIDRFGNVITNLDRRSCERLTDGVGTLRLTVGGRSIARIVSTYADIAPGDVAALFGSTDHLECAANAADASEHLGVRIGDPVELRRTSS; translated from the coding sequence ATGGCCAAGCCGCTGATCGCGTTCCTGACCGACTTCGGAACGCGCGATCACTACGCCGGTGTGCTGAAGGGCGTGGTGCTGTCGATCAACCCCGACGCCGTGCTCGTCGACATCTCGCACGATCTCCCGGTGCACGACGTGCCCTTCGCCGCGCACGAGCTCGCCGCCACCTACAAGTACTACCCAGCCGGCACGATCTTCGTCGTGGTCGTGGATCCCGGGGTCGGATCGTCGCGCCGGGGCATGGCGGCCGACGTCGGCGACTGGCGATTCGTGGCGCCGGACAACGGTGTCTTGACGGCGGTGTTCCAGGAGGCGCCGCCGAAGAAGGTGGTCGAGCTGACCGAGCGGCGGTACGCGCGCCCGACGGTCAGCCGCACGTTCGAAGGCCGCGACCGCTTCGCCCCCGCGGCGGCCTGGTTGTCGAAGGGCGTGCACCTCTCGGCGCTCGGCCGGCCGATCAGCGACTACGTGATGCTCGACTTGCCTCGGCCGGTGCTGGCCGACGCGGTGCTCCACGGCGTGGTCGTGCGGATCGATCGGTTCGGCAACGTGATCACGAATCTCGATCGGCGGTCGTGCGAGAGGCTCACCGACGGCGTCGGCACGCTCCGGTTGACGGTCGGCGGGCGATCGATTGCGCGCATCGTCTCGACGTACGCGGACATCGCGCCTGGCGACGTGGCGGCGCTCTTCGGCAGCACGGATCACCTCGAGTGCGCCGCCAATGCCGCCGATGCCTCCGAGCATCTGGGCGTGCGGATCGGCGACCCCGTCGAGCTGCGCCGCACGTCGTCGTGA
- a CDS encoding polymer-forming cytoskeletal protein has product MWKRDESVRPAAQPTPPAHPVSTPEAAPRVEPTRHQEREVVNIGKSVIIKGDLSGSEDLTIEGQVEGKIELRQNVLTIGPNGKIKATIFAKAVIVQGEVQGNVTATERVDIRDAGSVDGDLSAPRIAIADGAHFRGSIDMQKGAKPAEPKAESKPVPAAMPVSAAAGR; this is encoded by the coding sequence ATGTGGAAGCGTGACGAGTCCGTGCGGCCAGCAGCACAGCCAACGCCGCCTGCCCATCCGGTCAGCACTCCCGAGGCCGCGCCCCGGGTCGAACCCACCCGCCACCAGGAGAGAGAAGTCGTGAACATCGGCAAGAGCGTCATCATCAAAGGCGATCTCAGCGGCAGCGAGGATCTGACGATCGAAGGGCAGGTCGAAGGCAAGATCGAGTTGCGTCAGAACGTGCTGACCATCGGCCCCAACGGCAAGATCAAGGCGACGATCTTCGCCAAAGCCGTGATCGTGCAGGGCGAGGTGCAGGGCAACGTCACGGCAACCGAGCGCGTCGACATCCGCGATGCCGGCTCGGTCGACGGGGATCTGTCGGCACCGCGGATCGCGATCGCCGACGGCGCGCACTTCCGCGGAAGCATCGACATGCAGAAGGGCGCCAAGCCGGCGGAGCCGAAGGCCGAGTCGAAGCCCGTGCCGGCGGCGATGCCGGTGTCGGCTGCGGCGGGACGCTAG
- a CDS encoding cysteine desulfurase produces the protein MVAIYLDHNATTRPHPDVVAAMTEHLASTYGNASSIHSFGQRAKSVMDDARSALASLLQAEPTEVVFTSGGTEADNLAIRGAADALDATGRRHIVTTAIEHEAVLNTVKALERRGWTATYLKPGADGIVPADAVRDAMTPATALVSVMHANNEIGTLQPIAEIAPLVRSHGALLHTDAVQTVGRIPVSVRRLGADLVSLSGHKFGGPKGVGALWVRRGVRLVPQMTGGRHERSRRAGTESVPALAGLGVAAARAAAGVERWSHVAALRDRLEAGIIAAVPGTTINGDAGRRLPNTTNISFDGVEAEALLIALDLEGIAVSTGSACSSGSLEPSHVLRAMNLPLARATNALRFSLGPENTDEEVAVVLRVLPGLVSRLRRIGRPALVR, from the coding sequence ATCGTGGCGATTTATCTGGACCATAACGCGACCACACGCCCGCATCCGGACGTCGTGGCCGCCATGACCGAGCATCTCGCCTCCACCTACGGCAACGCGTCCTCGATACACAGTTTCGGTCAGCGCGCGAAGTCCGTTATGGACGACGCGCGTTCGGCGCTCGCATCGCTCCTGCAGGCCGAGCCCACCGAGGTCGTGTTCACGAGCGGCGGCACGGAAGCCGATAACCTGGCGATCCGAGGGGCCGCCGACGCGCTCGACGCCACGGGCCGCCGGCACATCGTGACGACGGCCATCGAGCACGAGGCCGTGCTCAATACCGTCAAGGCGCTCGAGCGTCGCGGCTGGACCGCCACCTACCTCAAGCCGGGTGCGGACGGCATCGTGCCGGCGGACGCCGTCCGCGACGCGATGACGCCGGCGACCGCGCTCGTCTCCGTCATGCACGCCAACAACGAGATCGGCACGCTGCAGCCGATTGCCGAGATCGCGCCGCTCGTGCGCTCGCACGGCGCGCTGCTCCACACCGACGCGGTCCAGACCGTCGGCCGGATCCCAGTATCCGTCAGGCGTCTCGGCGCCGACCTGGTGTCGCTCTCCGGCCACAAGTTCGGCGGACCGAAGGGCGTCGGCGCGCTGTGGGTCCGCCGCGGTGTCCGCCTCGTGCCGCAGATGACAGGAGGCCGCCACGAGCGATCGCGGCGCGCCGGCACGGAGAGCGTTCCCGCGCTTGCCGGCCTTGGCGTCGCCGCCGCGCGCGCGGCCGCAGGAGTGGAGCGCTGGTCGCACGTCGCCGCGCTGCGGGATCGTCTCGAGGCTGGCATCATCGCCGCCGTGCCGGGCACGACGATCAACGGCGACGCCGGACGCCGGCTGCCGAACACGACCAACATCAGCTTCGACGGCGTCGAGGCCGAGGCGCTGCTGATCGCGCTCGACCTCGAGGGCATCGCGGTCTCCACCGGATCCGCGTGCTCGTCGGGATCGCTCGAGCCGTCCCACGTCCTGCGCGCGATGAACCTGCCGCTCGCTCGTGCGACCAACGCCCTCCGGTTCAGCCTCGGCCCAGAGAACACGGACGAGGAGGTCGCCGTCGTACTGCGGGTGCTCCCTGGTCTCGTGAGCCGGCTGCGGCGCATCGGCCGCCCTGCACTGGTGCGCTGA